In Thunnus thynnus chromosome 17, fThuThy2.1, whole genome shotgun sequence, the genomic window CAGTTCACCTTTCAGAGTTAAGTTCACTGTAGTTGACACAGTTGACAGTGAAGTTGTGTGAAGAGTATGTCAGGAGCCTCAAgccaaatatacaaacacactcaacaaTAAGCAGTGTCTGCACTCTTTCACTCTTACCACAACAGATTTGTAAGTGGCCATAAAGCCTGAATGAAGACAGTCAGggctgaaaacaacaacaaaaaacaatttaattctAAGAGAGGagaaccaaaaaatattttgttttctgagagaaaacaatgaaaaatgaaaaataggattctttaaaataatttataaaatgtgaatgtattGACTCATGAATGTCATTGAATGAATCAGTAGCTTTTAGCTTCAAAGCTCCTCTCTGAAAGCACCATTGTTATACAGTATGGCACttcctggttaaaaaaaacaaccatgaTACATGAGCTCAGTTGCAGATTGCTGGTTTCTGATAAACCATGCTTAAAGGTTCTTTAACAGTTCCAACAagcaattcaattcaattcaattcaattcaattcaattcaattcaattcaattcaattcaattcaatgcaattcaattcaattcaattcaattttatttctatagtgccaaatcacagcaaaagtcatctcagggcacttttcacatggagcaggtctagaccacactctttaatttacagagagagagacccaacaattcccccatgagcaagcacttggtgacagcagtaaggaaaaactcccctttaatgagaagaaacctcaagcagaaccaggctctaggtaGGCAGACTGAACATTGTTAGATTCTGACAGTCAGAAGCACCTTAACCTCACAGTGTTATGAAAAGTTACAGATGTGGCGACTAAAGAGAGTTTAAAtgcttgttttaaaaaacaaaagaaatacacaGCCAGTAACTATGAATTTTCATAAATTCAACTAAACTGAAGAAAAAGACTTGAATCAGAAAGTTATTTGTAACTTCCACATTTATcctgaataataattttaagAATCAATCTATAATTCTATGCAACTCTATTCTGTGCAAACCAGTTACCAGCTGCTGTTAACTGGAGTCAGGAATGAATcagttatggttaaggttatggTCTGTTTCCAGGAAAATCACTGGACTCAATGCATTTTCTTTATAATGATGCTGAATCAATGTTTGCATGATGACATCAGGAGACGTACTACATCATACTGCCACCAggggattattattattattatatattataatacatgCAACCTATTACCTTTTCAGAAGCTGAAATGCTCAACTAACCTCGGTTTGGATACTGTCTGAATTTATCTAGTTTTATACATCTCAGCCATAGTTCAGCCAGACTAGCTGGAAAATAACCTAAAGACATTTCTAGATATAAAGCCTTCACTTTTTGTTGCCCAGCCCACCTTCCCCTCCTTAACCATAAGACCAATATCACAAAGAAAGGTTGTGATATTGTAATCAGTATATAGAGTGccgcttgaaagtttgtgaaccctttagaattttctctatttctacataaatatgacctaaaacgtgatcacACATTCTAATAACCCATGTACATTCTTTTTTAAAGAGTTATGCAGAAAGAGTGTTGACAGAGTGTCATTTCACTGTACTGTAATGAGTAATGTAtgctgtgtttttcattttactgaCAGGAATGATTACTACAACCTTGTTGCAATGAAGTGGGCGAGTGTGTTGTTGTAAAAAGTGTTTGCTCTACGATGGATCTGTGTGCGGAAAGAAGGGATGAGATCCCATCGTTTCAATTATCTCTGTCTGAGGAACATGATAGCCACACTAAAGTTGAGATGTGAGATGAgaattttttaactttttaccCCTGCCCCCCATCTCAAAGCAGAGAATTCTATACTTCTAACACCTCATCATTGCTCAGAGTAACAAAGTCTGTCTCTGTTAAAGCTCATTCCAGCAGGAGAAACCAGACTCCCCTAgacccagctgtgtgtcaatTAAGGACAACCACTCCATTGCTGAACCCTTAGCCTTTGGAGATAGAGATCTCTCTACAGAGCAGAGGTGAAGATGTATTAAATGCATGATTAAAAAACCTTCATAGAAACACAatcaaaaaaaattaaatgatgattctttctgtatttctggTTCAGTCTCCTTCAGCAGGAGAAGCAAGACTCCCCTGAACCTAGCTGTGTGTCAATGAAGGACAACCACTCCATTGCGGAACCCTTAACCTTTGGAGATAGAGATCTCTCTACAGAACAGAGGTGAAGATGTACTAAATATATGACTAAAAAAACCTTCATAGAAACACAatcaaaaaaaattaaatgatgattctttctgtatttctggTTCAGTCTCCTTCAGCAGGAGAAACAAGACTCCCCTGAACCTAGCTGTGTGTCAATGAAGTACAACCACTCCATTGCTGAACCCTTAACCTTTGGAGATAGAGATCTCTCTACAGAACAGAGGTGAAGATGTACTAAATATATGACTAAAAAAACCTTCATAGAAACACAatcaaaaaaaattaaatgatgattctttctgtatttctggTTCAGTCTCCTTCAGCAGGAGCAACCAGACTCCTCTGTACCCTGCTGTGTGTCTATTAAAAGTACTCACTCTATAAAGCCACCTCTTTCCTTCAATCATCGGCACCTCTCTACTGGACAAAGGCGATACTTACAGtagtttttttcccttttacaCAGCATCAAATTCAACTCTTGTCAGTCTCTCCATTGATGTTCACctcatttacagtatgtgtgtgtgccacatTTGAGGACAAATACTGGACTTTAATCTGGTTGTTTGGAAAAGCTTGTCAGTTTGATTTTATGCCAAGTGCACTCAGCTTAATAATAAGTGTGTACTGATATTTGTGGATCAATATCTATGTCATGTTTTCTCCACAGAGGCCACCAAGTGGGGCCAGAGGTTGCCACTGATCAATCTGACAAGGAGCATGATGAAGCAGATCTGGCCTCCATATTTATGGTGTGTAAATCGTCCAAATTATTGATAAACaataatttataatttcatAATTTCCTCCATGCTACACTCTACATAAATGAGTTTTCATTTCATGAAAAACAGGCTTTATCACTTCTCTGCTCTGAGGATGCCAACTGTAAGTCAAATCCCTTGCAAACTCAGAACACTCTGGGGTAGCAATCAAGAACAAAACAATGCTCTGTCAAATTCGTAATTGACTTGGGTTTTTATGTGCAGATTCTGGTACCACATGGTTTTAATGCACAGTCCTATAGCACATGACACTGCTGTGTTACACCCATGAGAACCAATTGAGGGCACTGCCACCCTTGCTAATTTCTCAGGTTTTAAGTGACTACCAGATGCCATGCCTGAGGCTTTTCTGTTTGGGTCCTGAATGGGACAGGCTGGTGAACTGGGGTTGATCCCCATTAATGATGCAGACTATTCAAGGTCTATGGGATTAGTACACCATCAATTTTTATTAAGAAAAATGGACATACTATAAGAAGTGGGGTGAGGAGGAGTAGCATTGTAGAGTGGTCCTGTCCTTTTCAATAAGTTCAGTGTTGTCTTTCATTTAGTTGCACAGGGGCCTGTCATGTTCTACCATTAGGTGTGGCAGCTTCAGTAGCTTTATTGATTGGAAAAGTGGTTCAAGACATGCACAGAAGCAACTAGGTCTTTATCCCAACCCCTCTTTAAATGTTTCTTGTTACACGATATCTCTGTGTGGCACAGCAGACCTTGGTAGGTATTCTGAGCTGCTGTGCAACTTCCTTTTTTCAATATGCTGAAGGTAAATAGTCTGGTTTGGTGGATTATCAATCTGACCGGGACACATTATTATTAAGATGTCTTGATGTGTTGTATTGGTGGTTCAGGGGATGTCAGGCTTCACCACCCTCAGCTTATATTATTAGATGGTGAAATCTGTGTGCAATAGAAATCTACACATTGCAACTATAGTTCAAATGTAGTGCTCTGCAGTGGTCAAACCTACAAAGCCCACTGGAGGGCTTCCTTGTGCTTACAGAACTATAGTTTGGTTAAAGGAGAACTCTACTGATTTTACATATCAGTATGTTGGggtgttggggagtactactgcatatgtgaaaaaagttgtacaAAGCCTTTCATGGCCCCAGAGGGAGCTGCACAAACTGATAAATTGCCTTAAgggatgtcacttgagtcagtgttGGTTGGCGTTGACAACTAGTAGTTTGAAAATGATGTGGTTGCGAGGGATTGTGCATTCAATGCACAGAACTACCTCTGTCACAGGCCTTAACTTCTCTATGTCCCATTAATTCCACCtgaatttttcattttgcttaTTATTCCAGGTGTTAGAGGAGAACATCATCACTTTTGTGAAGGCTGAGCTGAAGAAATTCCAGAGAATTCTCAGTCCAGACTACACAAAATCTTTAGAGGGGCAGAAAAAGAATGAGGATGTGGTGAATGGTGCAGAGGAAGAacagaggaaaagcagcaaagagGCCCTTCTGAAGATCACATTGCACATTTTGAGGGGAATGAAGCAGGGAGAACTGGCTGACTGCCTGCAGAGCAGTAAGTTACAAGTATAGTTCTGAATGGTGGAGCACAGTGGTTTGCATtagaagtaaagaaaaaaagtcataacTATTGCCCCAGCACTCAGTTGCATTTACATCTACATATGCCCACCTCAGGTCAGATGAGTTATAGCATGCTGCATTAATTCACCCTAAAATTACTATATTGctcatgtatttttattttttgtatttctgtgtaGGAACTGCTGAAGTGTGCCAAAATAAGCTCAAAAGTAATCTAAAAAAGAGGTTCCAATGTTTGTTCGAAGGAActgctaaagcaggaaaccccACACCTCTGAATGAGATTTACACAGAACtatacatcacagagggaggaagtggagatgtcaatgatgaacatgagatCAGACAAattgaaacagcatccaggacATCATCAAGACCAGAAACTATAATCAAATGTGAAGATATCTTCCAACCCTTACCCGGTAGAGAtcatcaaccaatcagaacggtgatgacaaagggagtggctggcattgggaaaacagtcttaacacataagttcactctggactgggctgaagacaaagccaaccacaacatacagttcacatttccattcagtttcagagagctgaatctGCTGAGCGgaaaaaagtacagcttggtggaacttcTTCATGTCTTTTTTACCAACACTAAAGATGCAGAAATCTGCAGCTTTGACAAGTTCAaggttgtgtttatttttgacggtctggatgagtgtcgacttcctctggacttccacaacaatgagatcctgactgatgttacagagtccacctcagtggatgtgctgctgacaaacctcatcactGGGAAACTTCTTCCTTCTGCTCACCTCTGGATAACtacacgacctgcagcagccaatcagatccctcctgagtgtgttGACATGGTGACAGAAGTGAGAGGGTTCACAGATGCCCAAAAGAAagagtacttcaggaagagattcacTGAGGAGGAACAGGCCAGCAGAATCATCTCTCACATCAAGGCATCACAAAGCCTCCATATCATGTGCCACATGCcggtcttctgctggatcaccgCTTCAGTTCTGGAGGATATAATGGGATCACAAACCATTAAAGGGTTGCCaaagaccctgactgagatgtacatccacttcctggtggttcagtccaaaGTAGGGAATGTCAAGTATCGAGGAGGAGCAGGGACAGATCCACTGTGGAACACAGAGACCTGCAAGATCATCAtgtctctgggaaaactggcgTTTGAACAGCTTCAGAAAGGCAACttgatcttctatgaatcagatCTTCTAGATTGCGGCATtgatatcagagcagcctcagtgtactcaggagtgttcacacagatctttaaagaggagTGTGGGTTGAACCAGGGCAAGGTGTTCTGTTTTGTCCATTTGACctttcaggagtttctggctgctctttaTGTTGTTCTGACTTTCGTCAACACTGGTATCGATCTACTGTCAGAACCAGAGTCAACATCCTGCTGGTCTTCACTGTTAAGGGACAAATCTAAAGTAAATCCCCTCTTCCAAAGTGCTGTGGACAAGGCCTTacagagtccaaatggacacctggaTTTATTTctccgcttcctcctgggtctCTCACTGAAGACCAATCAAACCCTTTTACAAGGCCTGCTAAAACCACCAGGAGGCAGCCCAGAGAACTATCAGGAAACAGTCAAatacatcaagaagaagatcaggAAAAATCCCTCTCCAGAAAGATGCATCaacctctttcactgtctgAATGAGCTGAATGATCAttctctagtggaggagatccaacagtacTTGAGTTCAGGAAGTCTCTGCACAGACAAACTATCTcttgctcagtggtcagctctggccTTCATCctactgtcatcagaaaatgACCTGAATGTGTTTGACTTGAGGAAgtactctgcttcagaggaagGTCtcctgaggctgctgccagtggtcaaagcctcAAGAATATCTCGGTAGGTACACTGATAAAAGGGCAGACTTACTATATTAAGTATAGTTTTTACTTGTGATAAAGTATacgtatttttaattttaggcTGAGTGACTGCAAGCtgtcagagagaagctgtaaaGCTCTGGCCTCTGTTCTTATGTCTAAGTCAACTcgtctgagagagctggacctCAGTAACAATGACCTGCAAGATTGTGGAGTAAAGCTGCTCTCTTTTGGACTGAGGAGTCCACAGTGTAGACTGGAAACTCTAAGGTTAgtagaaatgaataaattcaaTGCCTTTTCACAGTTGTGTTTGATGCAGCCCAGTATAACTaggaattacattcatattggacaattctgcagGTCACAGTTTACAACCAGTGCCAACGTTCAGTATTAATGCAGAAAGTAGTGGGATAGTAAGGGAGTGGATTTCATAGTGGTGGACTTTGGACTGCATTTGTATTTATGGATTGAATTTATGCAACACTTtaatccaaagtgctttacaatttgcctcatatgcacactcacacaccattAACAGCAAGCTACCATGCAAAGCAATGGCTTAAATATCTGGACCATTTGGGGTTCATTCAAGAGGGACAGTTCACAAATGGTGAAGTAGTTATCTGGATAACAGACAACAATATGTAAAATTTGCTGGTTATAAATCTGAATGTATAAAGGTTAAATGTGAAGTCTTCCAAGGGTTGGTATTCGGCCCtaaatttttgatttttatatattaacaatatttggGAAGTATCAAAAATattgcagtttgttttgtttgctgtagtaaatagatagaaagaaaataatttgtaataataattaagtGTTGACATggaatgttaaaaaaacatcactgaacaaaatgttttttgcagAACTGCCCAATTCTTGTTAGTTAACTTGACCTCATGAACACAATTCATTTTAGAGAAAATTTATTTGTTTCCAGTAGTTCAAGCCTCcagtaaatatttgaaaatgcatatgTAACTggacaaattaattaaaacaaatattgcttctacaaaagaaatgaaagaagcaTTGTGTACTTCCCATTTCTGGTTTCTATTTTTCATGCCTCTTCAGGTTATGTGGCTGTAACTTGTCAGAGACAAGCTGTGAAGCTCTggcctcagttctcagctcccagtcctctagtctgagagagctggatctaaGTGACAACGACCTGCAGGactcaggagtgaagctgctctCTACAGGACTAGAGAGTCCTCACTGTAGACTGGAAAATCTCAGGTTACATTTCTTTCTAGAATTTCTGTTAACTTGACACGCAAGAAAACCATTTCAGTTAAAAGTGTTGTGATTTCAAAACACTTATATTCCTCTATCTTAATCAAAATGGCCGTGAAGCTTGATAGTTCAGAGATGGCTGTTCATGCTTTGATAAATTCATTTTGGGTGTAACATATTTGAAAGCAACGCAACACTATTGCAACATAAGGgaataacaatatattttttcattcatttcatagtatgtaatgtaatgtaatgacaG contains:
- the LOC137168576 gene encoding NLR family CARD domain-containing protein 3-like produces the protein MDLCAERRDEIPSFQLSLSEEHDSHTKVEISFQQEKPDSPRPSCVSIKDNHSIAEPLAFGDRDLSTEQSLLQQEKQDSPEPSCVSMKDNHSIAEPLTFGDRDLSTEQSLLQQEKQDSPEPSCVSMKYNHSIAEPLTFGDRDLSTEQRGHQVGPEVATDQSDKEHDEADLASIFMVLEENIITFVKAELKKFQRILSPDYTKSLEGQKKNEDVVNGAEEEQRKSSKEALLKITLHILRGMKQGELADCLQSRTAEVCQNKLKSNLKKRFQCLFEGTAKAGNPTPLNEIYTELYITEGGSGDVNDEHEIRQIETASRTSSRPETIIKCEDIFQPLPGRDHQPIRTVMTKGVAGIGKTVLTHKFTLDWAEDKANHNIQFTFPFSFRELNLLSGKKYSLVELLHVFFTNTKDAEICSFDKFKVVFIFDGLDECRLPLDFHNNEILTDVTESTSVDVLLTNLITGKLLPSAHLWITTRPAAANQIPPECVDMVTEVRGFTDAQKKEYFRKRFTEEEQASRIISHIKASQSLHIMCHMPVFCWITASVLEDIMGSQTIKGLPKTLTEMYIHFLVVQSKVGNVKYRGGAGTDPLWNTETCKIIMSLGKLAFEQLQKGNLIFYESDLLDCGIDIRAASVYSGVFTQIFKEECGLNQGKVFCFVHLTFQEFLAALYVVLTFVNTGIDLLSEPESTSCWSSLLRDKSKVNPLFQSAVDKALQSPNGHLDLFLRFLLGLSLKTNQTLLQGLLKPPGGSPENYQETVKYIKKKIRKNPSPERCINLFHCLNELNDHSLVEEIQQYLSSGSLCTDKLSLAQWSALAFILLSSENDLNVFDLRKYSASEEGLLRLLPVVKASRISRLSDCKLSERSCKALASVLMSKSTRLRELDLSNNDLQDCGVKLLSFGLRSPQCRLETLRLCGCNLSETSCEALASVLSSQSSSLRELDLSDNDLQDSGVKLLSTGLESPHCRLENLRLAGCQVSEEGCASLDSALNSNPFHLRELDLSYNYPGYFGVMLLSARLDDPQWRLDTLCVDHGGKHRLKPFMFACELTLDPNTAHSQLSLSEDNRKVTEVTEVQPYLDHPDRFHHWKQVLCREGLSSSCYWEVKWKGWVNIGVTNRGIKRKGEFDECCLGENNKSWGLFCSAHGYSACHNKRTVNIRAVTSSSDSGRVAVYLDWSVGTLSFYKVSSDTLIHLHTFYCAFTEPLYPAFRFKLNSACESSVSLCQFEEGESSPV